In Sphingobacteriales bacterium, the genomic stretch CATGGCGCACTAAAACCTTAGCAGTGCTTTGATGAAAATAGGAAATGATGTGCGTATGCTTTCATCAGGTCCGCGCAGTGGCATCGGCGAAATCCTAATCCCCGAAAATGAACCCGGATCTTCTATTATGCCCGGCAAAGTGAACCCCACCCAAAGCGAAGCCATGACCATGGTGTGCGCTCAGGTGTTGGGAAATGACGTGGCTGTTAATATCGGCGGCTGCACTGGACATTTTGAACTCAATGTGTTTAAGCCTTTGATTATTTCTAATTTTTGCAGTCGGCGCGTTTGTTGGGCGATGCCTGCGACTCTTTTAATGAACACTGCGCCATCGGTATCGAACCTAATGAAATGATGATAAAAAAACATGTAGAAAATTCATTGATGCTCGTAACCGCACTCAACACACATATCGGCTATGATAATGCAGCTAAAATTGCCAAAACTGCCCACGCTCAAAATAAAACCTTGCTGCGAAGTAGCCATAGAATTAGGATTGCTCTCAGGGGAAAAATTTGATGAAATTGTAGTCCCTGAAAAAATGGTGAGTTTATAAAATAAAAAGAGATATAAGATTTTATAACCTTATATCTCTTTCTACTGTATGGATAAAAGAGAAACGAGCGTTTGGAATAAAATCCCAAGACGCTCGTTTATTCACCCTCTCGTTTAAAAAAACTAATTGTTTATAAAACAGTAAATATACTAAAACAAAACTCCCAAACGCAAACCTATTTTACTTTGAGAAATTTTGCCATCGTTAGGGACGTTCTTCACAACGCCCCGTAAATCCATTATCAAAAACAAAGCGGCAAATAAAGATATGCTTTCATCAATAGCATATTCGGCACCGCCACCCAAACTCAACGATAAGTTGATAGGGTTATAATCTTTAGATTTTACCTTATCCTCTTTTGAACTTACTTTGATACCTGGCGTTAAGCCCATTTGTCCAAAAAATGTAAGGTTATTACCCATTTCATTGGTACGGAACTTCAACAACGCCGGAAATTCAAGATATTGCATATTTACTTTGCGCTCCGTGCTGTCTGTTTCATATTTATAAGAACCTCCTACAAACATGTGATTCATTCCGGTAGAAACTGCATAACGGTCGGCAAAAAAATAATCTATCATTAATCCATAGCCGAAACCCATTTTTGAAGAAGTTTCAATACCATCTACGTTGGCTCTGAACCACGCCACATTCGGATCTATATGCAAACCGAAGCGGAAACCTTCAATCTGAGCACTTACTGACTGCACAAAAGCAATAATGACAAAGAACAAAAAAAATTTTTCACTTATGATATTTCGTTAATAATTTGTTTTTTAATTTTGAATGTCAAATGGTAAAGTTA encodes the following:
- a CDS encoding PorT family protein, whose amino-acid sequence is MFFVIIAFVQSVSAQIEGFRFGLHIDPNVAWFRANVDGIETSSKMGFGYGLMIDYFFADRYAVSTGMNHMFVGGSYKYETDSTERKVNMQYLEFPALLKFRTNEMGNNLTFFGQMGLTPGIKVSSKEDKVKSKDYNPINLSLSLGGGAEYAIDESISLFAALFLIMDLRGVVKNVPNDGKISQSKIGLRLGVLF